In a single window of the Micromonospora sp. WMMD1155 genome:
- a CDS encoding DUF485 domain-containing protein, translating to MSTDTPAPAAPQSDKYLTVQRSDEFAGLRRALRGFVFPMTVAFFLWYSLYVILSAYARDFMGTKLFGSNINVALVFGLLQFVSTFLIAWLYSRYADRKIDPIADRIRAEIGEVTHEDGPRG from the coding sequence ATGTCCACGGACACACCCGCTCCGGCCGCTCCCCAGTCGGACAAGTACCTGACCGTACAACGGTCGGACGAGTTCGCCGGGCTGCGGCGTGCGCTGCGCGGCTTCGTCTTCCCGATGACCGTCGCGTTCTTCCTGTGGTATTCGCTCTACGTCATTCTCTCCGCGTATGCCCGGGACTTCATGGGCACGAAGCTGTTCGGCAGCAACATCAACGTCGCGCTGGTCTTCGGTCTGCTCCAGTTCGTCTCCACGTTCCTGATCGCCTGGCTCTACTCCCGGTACGCGGACCGGAAGATCGACCCGATCGCCGACCGGATCCGCGCCGAGATCGGGGAGGTGACCCATGAAGACGGTCCACGCGGTTGA
- a CDS encoding NAD-dependent epimerase/dehydratase family protein codes for MKVVERFGSGHRVLVTGGAGFVPSHLVDVLIARGCTVVALDNFVTGSKENVAHLLDRPTFTLVEADISDGLPTHDPAMAERFDAILHMASPASPTDFAQLPVEILRVGSVGTLHLLERAVADGARFLMASTSEAYGDPKEHPQRETYWGNVNPIGVRSVYDEAKRFSEAATMAYHRYRGLDAAIVRIFNTYGPRMRPDDGRAIPTFVSQALRGEPITVHGTGDQTRSICFVEDLVRGILLLLDSTETGPVNCGTEHELSMRQLAELIVSLSGSSSEVTYVTRSSDDPEMRRPDLTLARELLGYEPTVAPEDGLRRTIEYFRARLG; via the coding sequence ATGAAGGTTGTTGAGCGCTTCGGTTCCGGTCACCGCGTCCTCGTCACTGGTGGAGCCGGCTTCGTCCCGTCGCACCTGGTGGACGTCCTGATCGCCCGGGGCTGCACGGTGGTGGCGCTGGACAACTTCGTGACCGGTTCGAAGGAGAACGTCGCCCACCTGCTGGACCGGCCCACCTTCACGCTCGTCGAGGCGGACATCTCCGACGGCCTGCCCACTCACGACCCGGCGATGGCCGAGCGCTTCGACGCGATCCTGCACATGGCCTCACCTGCCAGCCCCACCGACTTCGCCCAACTGCCTGTCGAGATCCTCCGGGTCGGCTCGGTGGGCACCCTGCACCTGCTGGAGCGGGCGGTCGCCGACGGCGCCCGGTTCCTGATGGCCTCCACCTCCGAGGCGTACGGGGACCCGAAGGAGCATCCGCAGCGGGAGACCTACTGGGGCAACGTCAACCCGATCGGGGTCCGCAGCGTCTACGACGAGGCGAAGCGCTTCTCCGAGGCCGCGACGATGGCGTACCACCGCTACCGAGGGCTCGACGCGGCGATCGTCCGGATCTTCAACACGTACGGCCCGCGGATGCGTCCGGACGACGGCCGGGCCATCCCCACCTTCGTCTCCCAGGCGCTGCGCGGCGAGCCGATCACCGTGCACGGCACCGGCGACCAGACCCGTTCCATCTGCTTCGTCGAGGACCTGGTGCGGGGCATCCTGCTGCTGCTCGACTCGACCGAGACCGGTCCGGTCAACTGCGGCACCGAGCACGAGCTGTCCATGCGGCAACTCGCCGAGTTGATCGTGTCGCTCTCCGGCAGCAGCTCCGAGGTGACCTACGTCACGCGCAGCTCGGACGACCCGGAGATGCGCCGCCCCGACCTCACGCTCGCCCGCGAACTGCTCGGATACGAGCCGACGGTGGCGCCCGAAGACGGCCTTCGACGCACGATCGAGTACTTCCGGGCGCGGCTAGGGTAA
- a CDS encoding LCP family protein translates to MQARASGGGPGARPPGVGGGGPAGGGGPAKKRTKRKDPLWARLTVVFGAVLMLGSGVGIVGGKVLIGQATGDIAQRNLLGDAGKSDAEGGASLDGPIDMLLLGVDARERWAADDVRSDSIIILHIPATHDQAYLISIPRDTEAQIPPFKKSGYAGGTGKINGAFQAGAANGGGWEGGAQLMAQTIKRLTGISFDGAAIINFGGFKNVIDTLGTVRICVSQEVKSLHMSYVDGKPMWNADAKKTGKPRTPVVHKKGCQEMEGWAALDYSRQRKSLKNGDYDRQANQQQLIKAMAKKATDGGMLTNPAKMNNLIKAAGKAFVLDTGGVAIENFIFTMRGVTANELTMLKTNGGTFHANGNNTEGLSEETMAMFQAVKQDKLAEFVFTHPEVISTRK, encoded by the coding sequence GTGCAGGCACGCGCCTCGGGCGGCGGGCCGGGTGCGCGGCCGCCCGGCGTCGGCGGTGGCGGCCCTGCTGGTGGTGGCGGGCCGGCGAAGAAGCGGACCAAGCGCAAGGACCCACTGTGGGCCCGACTGACAGTGGTGTTCGGGGCGGTGCTGATGCTCGGCAGCGGCGTTGGCATCGTCGGCGGCAAGGTGCTGATCGGCCAGGCAACCGGGGACATCGCGCAACGTAACCTGCTGGGCGACGCCGGCAAGTCCGACGCCGAGGGCGGGGCGAGCCTCGACGGTCCGATCGACATGCTGCTGCTCGGCGTGGACGCCCGGGAGCGCTGGGCGGCCGACGACGTGCGCTCGGACAGCATCATCATCCTGCACATCCCCGCCACCCACGACCAGGCGTACCTGATCTCGATCCCTCGGGACACCGAGGCGCAGATCCCTCCGTTCAAGAAGAGCGGCTACGCCGGCGGCACCGGAAAGATCAACGGCGCGTTCCAGGCCGGTGCCGCCAACGGTGGCGGCTGGGAGGGTGGCGCGCAGCTGATGGCGCAGACCATCAAGCGGCTCACCGGGATCAGCTTCGACGGCGCGGCGATCATCAACTTCGGCGGCTTCAAGAACGTCATCGACACCCTGGGCACGGTGCGCATCTGCGTCAGCCAGGAGGTCAAGTCGCTGCACATGTCGTACGTCGACGGCAAGCCGATGTGGAACGCGGACGCCAAGAAGACCGGCAAGCCGCGGACCCCGGTGGTGCACAAGAAGGGCTGCCAGGAGATGGAGGGTTGGGCCGCGCTCGACTACTCCCGGCAGCGCAAGTCACTCAAGAACGGCGACTACGACCGGCAGGCCAACCAGCAGCAGCTGATCAAGGCGATGGCCAAGAAGGCCACCGACGGCGGGATGTTGACCAACCCGGCCAAGATGAACAACCTGATCAAGGCGGCTGGCAAGGCTTTCGTGCTGGACACCGGCGGCGTGGCGATCGAGAACTTCATCTTCACCATGCGCGGGGTCACCGCCAACGAGCTGACCATGCTCAAGACCAACGGCGGCACCTTCCACGCCAACGGCAACAACACCGAGGGCCTGAGCGAAGAGACGATGGCGATGTTCCAGGCCGTCAAGCAGGACAAGCTCGCCGAGTTCGTCTTCACCCACCCCGAGGTGATCTCCACCCGCAAGTGA
- a CDS encoding flavin reductase family protein: protein MRPLWRCRGCGALWPCQPARLALLAEYRGDRVGLLVYLGALMAEAGDQLAQLNGRPTDLHERFLGWARARDGTMFHVNHEPGAEIHYTDPFAVPSGQRSPVRRLRGRLAAPVTLWTAPGPAGLTVSSTLVAEGEPDRLVGLIDPESDFWAAAEDAARFAVTPLGPPHRQLADRFAGLFPAPGGLFAADTWIETPYGPVPSDAGGWAGCRLDTAREYGWGLLVEATIEAVDLTGETSPLLHYRGRYHELPG, encoded by the coding sequence ATGCGGCCACTCTGGCGGTGCCGGGGCTGCGGTGCGCTCTGGCCCTGCCAGCCTGCGCGGTTGGCGTTGCTCGCCGAATACCGGGGTGACCGGGTAGGGCTGCTGGTCTACCTGGGCGCCCTCATGGCGGAGGCCGGTGACCAGCTCGCCCAGCTCAACGGGCGACCCACCGATCTGCACGAGCGCTTCCTGGGCTGGGCACGTGCCCGGGACGGCACAATGTTTCACGTGAATCATGAGCCGGGTGCCGAGATCCACTACACCGATCCGTTCGCGGTGCCGAGCGGGCAACGGTCACCGGTACGCCGACTGCGCGGCCGGCTCGCCGCACCGGTGACCCTCTGGACGGCCCCCGGCCCGGCCGGGCTGACGGTGTCGTCCACGCTGGTCGCCGAGGGGGAGCCGGACCGGCTGGTCGGGCTGATCGACCCGGAGTCCGACTTCTGGGCGGCAGCGGAGGATGCCGCCCGGTTCGCGGTCACGCCGCTCGGCCCACCGCACCGGCAACTCGCCGACCGGTTCGCCGGTCTGTTCCCCGCTCCCGGCGGGCTCTTCGCCGCCGACACCTGGATCGAGACCCCGTACGGGCCGGTCCCCTCGGATGCCGGCGGGTGGGCCGGGTGCCGCCTGGACACCGCCCGGGAGTACGGCTGGGGCCTGCTGGTGGAGGCCACCATCGAGGCGGTCGACCTGACCGGGGAGACCTCTCCGCTGCTGCACTATCGCGGTCGCTACCACGAGCTACCGGGCTGA
- a CDS encoding cation acetate symporter — protein sequence MKTVHAVETFLAAEAGNHTARNLTITLFLVFVAVTLGITIWASRQTKTATDFYAGGRSFSGFQNGMAIGGDYMSAASFLGIAGIIALYGYDGFLYSIGFLVAWLVALLLVAELLRNSGRYTMADVLAFRMRQRPVRTAAAVSTITVSIFYLLAQMVGAGALVALLLGIRPGTTFLGMDADTAKVATIIMVGALMIIYVTVGGMKGTTYVQIVKAFLLMGGALLMTILVLAKFNFNLSALLGQAAEASGKGGAFLEPGLRYGVEVAGNSTQTFYNKVDLLSLGIALVLGTAGLPHILIRFYTVPTAKAARKSVLWAIGIIGTFYLLTLALGFGAAALVGGQAITAQDKAGNTAAPQLAEALGIDFFGGELGGAALLAIIAAVAFATILAVVAGLTLASSSSLAHDFYANVLKRGEASERQEVRVARISALAIGAVSIALSIFAQNLNVAFLVALAFAVAASGNLPAILYSLFWRRFNTSGAVWAIYGGLLSAVVLVFFSPVVSGAATSMFPDHDWQWFPLSNPGILSIPFGFLCGWIGTVISKEHDEDKYAELEVRALTGAGAH from the coding sequence ATGAAGACGGTCCACGCGGTTGAGACGTTCCTCGCGGCCGAGGCGGGCAACCACACGGCACGCAACCTGACCATCACGCTCTTCCTGGTCTTCGTGGCGGTGACCCTCGGCATCACGATCTGGGCGAGCCGGCAGACCAAGACGGCCACCGACTTCTACGCGGGCGGCCGGTCCTTCTCGGGCTTCCAGAACGGCATGGCGATCGGCGGCGACTACATGTCGGCCGCCTCGTTCCTCGGCATCGCCGGCATCATCGCGCTCTACGGCTACGACGGCTTCCTCTACTCGATCGGCTTCCTGGTCGCCTGGCTGGTGGCCCTGCTGCTGGTCGCCGAACTGCTGCGCAACTCGGGCCGGTACACGATGGCGGACGTGCTGGCCTTCCGGATGCGTCAGCGCCCGGTGCGTACGGCGGCGGCGGTCTCCACCATCACGGTGTCGATCTTCTACCTGCTGGCGCAGATGGTGGGTGCCGGCGCGCTGGTCGCGCTGCTGCTCGGCATCCGGCCGGGGACGACCTTCCTCGGCATGGACGCGGACACCGCGAAGGTGGCCACCATCATCATGGTCGGCGCCCTGATGATCATCTACGTCACCGTGGGTGGCATGAAGGGCACCACCTACGTGCAGATCGTCAAGGCGTTCCTGCTCATGGGCGGCGCGCTGCTGATGACCATCCTGGTGCTGGCGAAGTTCAACTTCAACCTGTCCGCGCTGCTCGGCCAGGCGGCCGAGGCGTCCGGCAAGGGTGGGGCCTTCCTCGAACCCGGGTTGCGGTACGGCGTCGAGGTCGCCGGCAACTCGACACAGACCTTCTACAACAAGGTGGACCTGCTGTCCCTGGGCATCGCCCTGGTGCTCGGCACCGCCGGTCTGCCGCACATCCTGATCCGCTTCTACACGGTCCCGACCGCCAAGGCGGCCCGCAAGAGCGTGCTCTGGGCGATCGGCATCATCGGCACCTTCTACCTGCTCACCCTGGCCCTCGGCTTCGGTGCGGCGGCGCTGGTCGGCGGCCAGGCGATCACGGCGCAGGACAAGGCCGGCAACACCGCCGCGCCGCAGTTGGCCGAGGCGCTCGGCATCGACTTCTTCGGCGGTGAACTGGGCGGGGCGGCCCTGCTGGCGATCATCGCGGCGGTCGCCTTCGCCACCATCCTCGCGGTGGTCGCCGGGTTGACACTGGCCTCGTCGTCCAGCCTGGCGCACGACTTCTACGCGAACGTCCTGAAGCGGGGTGAGGCGTCGGAGCGGCAGGAGGTGCGGGTCGCCCGGATCTCCGCCCTGGCGATCGGCGCGGTGTCGATCGCACTGTCGATCTTCGCGCAGAACCTCAACGTGGCGTTCCTGGTGGCGCTCGCCTTCGCGGTCGCCGCCTCGGGCAACCTGCCGGCGATCCTCTACAGCCTCTTCTGGCGGCGGTTCAACACCTCCGGCGCGGTGTGGGCGATCTACGGCGGTCTGCTGTCGGCCGTGGTGCTGGTGTTCTTCTCCCCGGTGGTCTCCGGCGCGGCGACCTCGATGTTCCCGGACCACGACTGGCAGTGGTTCCCGCTGTCCAACCCGGGCATCCTCTCCATCCCGTTCGGCTTCCTGTGCGGGTGGATCGGCACCGTCATCTCGAAGGAGCACGACGAGGACAAGTACGCGGAGCTGGAGGTGCGCGCCCTCACCGGTGCGGGCGCCCACTGA
- a CDS encoding DUF397 domain-containing protein: MTAEPRWRTSTRSTDTGGNCVEVADNLPGVVLVRDSKDRSGPVLTFAPAAWRGFVVDAAQAAGRRAG; encoded by the coding sequence ATGACCGCTGAACCACGCTGGCGCACGTCGACCCGCTCGACAGACACTGGTGGCAACTGCGTCGAGGTGGCGGACAACTTGCCGGGTGTCGTTCTGGTTCGGGACAGCAAGGATCGCTCCGGCCCAGTCCTCACCTTCGCTCCGGCCGCGTGGCGCGGCTTCGTCGTCGACGCTGCCCAGGCGGCAGGTCGCCGCGCCGGTTAG
- a CDS encoding helix-turn-helix transcriptional regulator gives MNVEMWVQALKAARAGAEVSQEALATATRWSPSTVAAIETGRRRPTMEFAVAADETLATGGLLAELLKAADQEYGPSWFVPWRGYEQRATRLRAFEACLVPGLLQTEDYARAVISAGGLNSPAMVDELVAVRLERQLLMSRDAPPVCVFLVDEMGLHRPVGGHAVLNAQLGRLLEVADLPFARLHVIPLSVGEHAGFGGGFMFADLPDGDRVLYLENAARGHVMDDPEILHHIDRKWDSLLGEALSTSASMDLIRKLKVTP, from the coding sequence ATGAACGTCGAAATGTGGGTACAGGCGTTGAAGGCCGCCCGGGCCGGTGCCGAGGTGTCCCAGGAGGCGTTGGCGACGGCCACCAGATGGAGTCCATCCACCGTGGCGGCCATCGAAACCGGCCGCCGCCGACCGACAATGGAATTCGCGGTCGCCGCCGACGAAACCCTGGCAACCGGCGGCCTCCTCGCCGAACTCCTCAAGGCTGCGGACCAGGAATATGGCCCATCCTGGTTCGTTCCCTGGCGCGGATACGAACAGCGGGCGACGCGTCTACGTGCCTTCGAGGCATGCCTTGTGCCCGGTCTCCTTCAGACCGAGGACTATGCCCGCGCTGTTATCTCGGCGGGTGGGCTGAATTCACCGGCCATGGTTGACGAGCTTGTCGCGGTTCGTCTGGAACGCCAACTGCTGATGTCCCGGGATGCGCCGCCGGTCTGCGTTTTCCTGGTTGATGAAATGGGCCTTCACCGCCCGGTGGGCGGTCACGCCGTGCTCAATGCCCAGCTCGGCCGACTGCTCGAAGTGGCAGACCTGCCGTTCGCCCGATTGCACGTCATCCCACTGAGCGTCGGGGAGCATGCCGGCTTCGGGGGTGGCTTCATGTTCGCCGATCTGCCAGACGGGGACAGGGTGCTCTACCTGGAGAACGCCGCACGCGGACACGTAATGGACGACCCGGAGATCCTCCACCATATTGATCGCAAGTGGGATAGCCTGCTCGGCGAAGCACTCTCCACAAGCGCCTCGATGGATCTGATTCGGAAGCTGAAGGTGACGCCATGA
- a CDS encoding LCP family protein, with protein MSATSSAGVPHPFQHRSAGRASVPGPDRGASGRARPTEARFYPSYDEEEPRPGGPKGPRGPGGPGGTGGPGRRGPRPRWGRIALVAGVAVLVLALLAGVGGWLYARNLNNDLARTDPFAEITGGRPVKPVDGALNILLVGSDSRDPDAPVDTKSQWRADTIIVMHIPADHQKAYLVSIPRDLYVPIPESAGAACDSGDRAKINAAFAFGGLPLAVRTVECFTDVRIDHVMAIDFGGFKEVTDALGGVDLKVERTITSIHKPYRTFTKGTNHMDGAEALDWIRQRKQFPDGDFARMRHQQEFLRALMDKAASSGTLANPKKLNDFLKSVTAAVTVDQGFSVTDMALQFRNLRGENLTFVTSPNSGSDTINGESVVVSDREKALAMYRAMSADTMEDWVTANPPKSNDGG; from the coding sequence ATGTCCGCGACTTCGTCTGCCGGCGTCCCTCATCCGTTCCAGCACCGCAGCGCCGGGCGCGCCTCGGTGCCCGGTCCCGATCGGGGCGCCTCCGGGCGCGCCCGTCCGACCGAGGCACGCTTCTACCCGTCGTACGACGAGGAGGAGCCCCGGCCCGGCGGCCCGAAGGGGCCCAGGGGGCCGGGCGGCCCGGGTGGCACCGGTGGGCCGGGGCGACGTGGCCCGCGGCCGCGCTGGGGTCGGATCGCCCTCGTGGCCGGGGTCGCGGTGCTGGTGCTGGCGCTCCTCGCCGGCGTTGGCGGCTGGCTCTACGCCCGCAACCTCAACAACGACCTGGCCCGCACCGACCCGTTCGCGGAGATCACCGGAGGCCGTCCGGTCAAGCCGGTCGACGGCGCGCTGAACATCCTGCTGGTCGGCAGCGACTCGCGGGACCCGGACGCGCCGGTCGACACCAAGAGTCAGTGGCGTGCCGACACGATCATCGTGATGCACATCCCGGCGGACCACCAGAAGGCGTACCTGGTCTCCATCCCACGCGACCTCTACGTGCCGATCCCGGAGAGTGCCGGCGCGGCCTGCGACTCCGGTGACCGCGCGAAGATCAACGCGGCGTTCGCGTTCGGCGGCCTGCCGCTGGCGGTCCGCACGGTGGAGTGCTTCACCGATGTTCGGATCGACCACGTGATGGCGATCGACTTCGGTGGGTTCAAGGAGGTCACCGACGCCCTCGGCGGGGTGGACCTGAAGGTGGAACGGACCATCACGTCGATCCACAAGCCGTACCGGACGTTCACCAAGGGCACGAACCACATGGACGGCGCGGAGGCTCTGGACTGGATCCGGCAGCGTAAGCAGTTCCCGGACGGGGACTTCGCCCGGATGCGGCACCAGCAGGAGTTCCTGCGGGCGCTGATGGACAAGGCGGCGAGCAGCGGCACGCTGGCGAACCCGAAGAAGCTCAACGATTTCCTCAAGTCGGTCACCGCGGCCGTAACCGTCGACCAGGGTTTCTCGGTTACAGACATGGCGCTGCAGTTCCGGAACCTGCGCGGTGAGAACCTCACCTTCGTGACCAGCCCGAACTCGGGCAGCGACACGATCAACGGCGAGTCGGTGGTGGTTTCGGACCGGGAGAAGGCGCTCGCCATGTACCGGGCCATGTCGGCGGACACCATGGAGGACTGGGTCACTGCCAATCCGCCGAAGAGCAACGACGGCGGCTGA
- a CDS encoding rhodanese-like domain-containing protein gives MFGPQVPTVPVTEIDDETYLLDVREADEWAAGHAPAAHHLPMMELPARMAEVPTDRDVAVVCRSGGRSAQVVAYLVNNGWDRVRNADGGMRQWAAVGRPVVDADGQPGQVI, from the coding sequence GTGTTCGGACCCCAGGTTCCCACCGTGCCCGTGACCGAGATCGACGACGAGACCTACCTGCTGGATGTGCGGGAGGCCGACGAGTGGGCCGCCGGCCACGCTCCCGCCGCCCACCACCTGCCGATGATGGAGTTACCGGCACGGATGGCCGAGGTGCCCACCGACCGGGACGTGGCCGTCGTCTGCCGCTCCGGCGGGCGTTCCGCCCAGGTCGTCGCCTACCTGGTCAACAACGGGTGGGACCGGGTGCGTAACGCCGACGGTGGGATGCGCCAGTGGGCGGCGGTCGGCCGACCGGTGGTCGACGCGGACGGGCAGCCCGGCCAGGTCATCTGA
- a CDS encoding glycerophosphodiester phosphodiesterase family protein produces the protein MGGPLVFAHRGASYDLPEHTLAAYLRALDEGADGLECDVRLTRDGHLVCVHDRRLDRTSNGRGLVSARTLAELDALDFGSWHPGSAPTGDLPPDESHTRLLTLARLLDAVLDAGRPVRLLVETKHPSRYGSNVERRLVTMLRRYGLADPAPDDPVQVTVMSFSPLAVRRVRELAPTLPTVLLLEGLPRWLRLGRLPFGTRIAGPGIGLVRGRPQLLPALRAAGNQVYVWTVNEPTDLELVLSAGVDGIITDRPAYALARLGR, from the coding sequence ATGGGCGGCCCACTGGTCTTCGCGCACCGCGGCGCCTCGTACGACCTGCCCGAGCACACCCTCGCCGCGTACCTGCGCGCTCTCGACGAGGGCGCCGACGGGCTGGAGTGCGACGTCCGGCTGACCCGGGACGGGCACCTGGTGTGCGTACACGACCGTCGACTCGACCGCACCAGCAACGGTCGCGGTCTGGTCAGCGCGCGAACGCTCGCCGAGTTGGACGCGCTGGACTTCGGCTCGTGGCATCCGGGCAGCGCACCGACCGGCGACCTGCCGCCGGACGAGTCGCACACGCGGTTGCTGACCCTGGCCCGGCTGTTGGACGCCGTACTCGACGCGGGTCGGCCGGTCCGGCTGCTGGTGGAGACGAAGCACCCGTCGCGCTACGGCTCGAACGTGGAGCGACGACTGGTCACCATGCTGCGCCGGTACGGGCTGGCCGACCCGGCGCCGGACGACCCGGTGCAGGTCACCGTCATGTCGTTCTCGCCGCTGGCGGTCCGCCGGGTCCGGGAGCTGGCCCCGACCCTGCCCACCGTGCTGTTGCTGGAGGGGTTGCCACGCTGGTTGCGGCTGGGTCGGCTGCCGTTCGGCACCCGGATCGCCGGGCCGGGCATCGGTCTGGTCCGGGGTCGGCCGCAGCTGCTGCCCGCACTGCGTGCGGCCGGCAACCAGGTGTACGTCTGGACGGTCAACGAACCGACCGACCTGGAGCTGGTGCTGTCCGCCGGGGTCGACGGGATCATCACCGACCGGCCGGCGTACGCCCTCGCCCGACTGGGCCGCTGA
- a CDS encoding LCP family protein yields the protein MLGIGLALVLLAGLAMVGLKTLSNRYDRTVTKEQLLDADARTDRTDLDGPLNYLLVGSDRRPGDSGPDQRSDTILIVHVPAGQREAYLVSIPRDLLVAIPPGNGFGGGQDKINAAYEHGGGGQAGARLLSATLHRLTGIRFDGAALIDFSGFRKVIDLLGGVEMCVDTEVRSIHTDRVFPTGCQRMDGAQALDYVRQRYDLPGGDYDRQHHQQQLLRAMLDSAGKADLRSNPVKFDQVLRAVGGSLTVDTNGVPLEDLLLALRALPPDGMRGVQVPSSPQTIDEVSYVVLDNGGNGLFEAVRGTRVPAWAQANPRWVTRL from the coding sequence ATGCTCGGCATCGGCCTGGCCCTCGTCCTGCTGGCCGGGCTCGCCATGGTCGGGCTCAAGACGCTCAGCAACCGGTACGACCGAACGGTGACCAAGGAGCAGTTGCTCGACGCCGACGCCCGCACCGACCGCACCGACCTGGACGGGCCCCTCAACTACCTCCTGGTCGGCTCGGATCGCCGACCGGGCGACAGCGGGCCGGACCAACGCTCGGACACCATCCTCATCGTGCACGTACCCGCCGGGCAGCGGGAGGCGTACCTGGTGTCCATCCCGCGTGACCTGCTGGTCGCCATCCCGCCCGGAAACGGCTTCGGCGGCGGCCAAGACAAGATCAACGCGGCGTACGAGCACGGCGGAGGTGGGCAGGCCGGCGCCCGTCTGCTCTCCGCCACCCTGCACCGGCTCACCGGCATCCGGTTCGACGGCGCCGCACTCATCGACTTCTCCGGCTTCCGCAAGGTCATCGACCTGCTCGGCGGGGTGGAGATGTGCGTGGACACCGAGGTCCGCTCGATCCACACCGACCGGGTCTTCCCCACCGGCTGTCAGCGCATGGACGGGGCACAGGCGCTGGACTACGTACGACAGCGCTACGACCTGCCCGGTGGCGACTACGACCGACAGCACCACCAGCAACAGTTGCTCCGGGCGATGCTGGACAGCGCCGGCAAGGCGGACCTGCGCAGCAACCCGGTCAAGTTCGACCAGGTGCTCCGGGCGGTCGGCGGGTCGTTGACGGTCGACACCAACGGCGTACCCCTGGAGGATCTGCTCCTCGCGCTGCGCGCGCTGCCGCCCGACGGGATGCGCGGCGTCCAGGTGCCGTCGTCACCGCAGACCATCGACGAGGTCTCGTACGTGGTGCTGGACAACGGGGGCAACGGGCTCTTCGAGGCGGTTCGCGGCACTCGGGTGCCGGCCTGGGCACAGGCCAACCCGCGCTGGGTGACCCGGTTGTGA